The genomic window GGTCAACAGCAGACCGTGATGCTGGCCTATTTTCAGGATACCGACACGGGCACGGTGGTGGCGGTCCGGCGAGTCTTTGCCGACCCGTCGCCGGACTCCGGTGAGTCGCCCAAATCGTTTGGGGAGTTGGCGGAGCACGTTTTACAACGTGGCGTGTCGTTGTCCGCCGCGTCCTTGTCGCAGTTGCTGTTGGCGTCCGGCAAACGCACGCCCACCGACGAATTGGTGCTGCCTCGCGGGGCCGGCAAACTGACCACCAATCCTCAATCCTTTCAGTGGGAACAACTGGCCGCTCCGTTGTTGGCCGAGACGTTTACTCAGGTCCGTCAGCGACTGGAATCGCTGCCCCCGGATTGGTTGCGGCCGCGACGCTACACCGAGAACCTGCACGTGTTCGCCGTCACGGGTGTCAGCGACGCGGAATTCGATGGTGTTCATCAAACCCTGCACGCAACGATACATGACGCCGCGGGCCAGGAGGCTCGGCTGCACCACCCCTACCATCACCGCGGCGATCGCGGCTTCTCACAACTGCTGCAGGTCCTTGGGCAAAGGGGCGCGGAGGTTCGCTTTGTTTGCGGACACGTACGGCTAGTGCATCAACAGCTTCAGATTCAGCCACTCACGATCGTGTTGGAGAATTCGGCCGGGACGCGGCAGGCGATATCGGCGTGGCTGGGCGACACCGAGCTGGCCGACGAACCGGACAACGGACCGCCGCTGCTGAAGGAAGACCAGCCGCCCCAGCGATCGGTGATTGCGGAATTCACGCGACAACTGCACGACCAGTTGGCCGAGTCCTTGCTGACGGGGCTGCAGCAGACACACGCCGGCCCCTGGCAAGACCTACATCGTTCCGCCCTGCAGCTCGGCTTTGTGCGTTTGGCTCAGCCGCTGCAGGCACTGGCCGACGAACTCACGCGGCGTTCCGACCAATTGCGGTGGTCACCGGCGGCGGCGGGCCGAATGGTCCAGCAGTTGTGCATGCTGTGCCGAATGCTTGATTAACGCCGGGGCGCTACGCATCGACTGGTACCGGCGCCTCGCCTGGTTCCAACGCATCGACCGGTTCCACTTGACGGATGCGGGTGGCGAGCCGACAATCCCGGCTTCAAGACACAGGTGCTGGGTTGATTTGTGATCGGCCTGGAGAATAGGGAAGACGGTGCAAATCCGTCGCGGTCCCGCCGCTGTAACCAGAGACGAAACCCCGTTGTTGCCACTGCGATGGAATGCGGTCCCGTGGGACCCAATCGTGGGAAGGCGTGGGTGGAGAGCGATCTGGAAGCCAGAAGACCTGCCTGGTTGTCGTTTGCTGATGAAGATGCCTGCGGGATTCAGAGCGTCTCCGGATGGACATTCCATCTCGAGATCGCCAGCCCTTTCCGCTGCGCATTGTCAGTCGGCTGAATGCACTTTCGACAACGGAGATTGTCATGCGTTTCGGGTATGCCATGCGCGGAAAGCGTCCGCGGAGAAGGTCTGGTTTCACGCTGGTGGAACTGTTGGTCGTGATCGGAATCATTGGGGTTTTAGTCGGTTTGCTGCTGCCGGCGGTGCAAGCCGCTCGCGGAGCGGCACGCCGGGTTCAATGTCAAAACCGCTTAAAACAACTGGCGTTGGCGCTGCACAACTATGCCGACGTCCATCGCGAAAACTTGATTCCCTACGTGTGGGAAGACAGTCAACGGATGAACTACCTGGCGACCTATTCCGGGCCGCAGGGTACCGCTCAGTTCTGGTTTGGCAAACTGGATTACGACCAACCCGACCCCGGTCAACAATTGGACTACACGCTGGGGCCGCTGGCGCCGTTTATTGAAACCAGCTACACCTCGTTTCAGTGTCCAGACTTTGGGCCCAGCCAAATGGATACGGTGCGTTTTGAACGGCCGGCATCGGGGTATGGTTTTAACGCGCACTATTTATCGCGTTCGTCAGGCGTGGAGTACGCTCCGCCGACGTACGCCGCCACGCCCAGCCGCGAGCCCCCAACGCGCCGGCTGGCGGACGTCCAGCAGACGTTTAACACCGTCGTGTTTGCCGACAGCGCTCAAGTGAAAATGGTGTCGTTCTCGCCGGCGGCTTTCAGCTTCGAGGAAAACTGGCTGCTCGATCCCCCCAGCAATAATTTTCCCAGCGTTCACTTTCGCCATGCAGGGCAAACCGCCAACGTGGCGTTTTTGGACGGTCATGTGGAAACCCGGCAACGGCATTTTAAAGTCGATGTACCCGGCACCAATTTCATCTCCGCCGAACAAGCCGCGCTGATGGACGAGCATCAACTGGGCTACGTCAGCGACGGAAATCTGCACGACCTCCAGCGTCAGGATGAGTTGTATGATCGGCAATAGAAATCCGCGACGGCGGTTGGAGGCGATGGTTTTGACGGCTTTGGTGTTTCTGCTACCAATGCTGGGCCTGTTGGGCTGTGGCGGCGAGGCGGCGTCCGTACCGGCGGCGACGATGATGATGGTCGACGTGCAAAGCGGCCAAACGTTCTCGCTGCCCCTGCCGACGACGTTTCCGGCGGTCAATCCGGAAACGCAACGGCGAACCCTGATGCCGGGCCTGTTCTGCAGCACCTGCCAGAAATGGTACCCGGTACCGCCGCCCGATCAGATCAATCGCCAGGGGCAAGCCGGGATGTGCCCACGCTCACACGGCCCCTTGACTGCCGACGGCCCTACATAGCGGCCGCAGGGCGCTGCGAGTCGTGCCCGCCACAGATCAATGGGTGCCTGCCTTTGTGTCCCCGTCGCGGAATGCTAGAGTGACACACAGGTCGCCAATCCTCTGGCGGCCTGTCTGACGGATCGTCCGCCGAATAAGCAAAAGGTACGGTACAACGCATGTTGGCGAGTGTTCAAATTGTCGCAGGGTTGGTGACCCTGATCGTGGGAGGCGAGTTGTTGGTCCGCGGGGCCTCGGCCATCGCCACCGCGATGCGAATCCCGCCGCTGATTATCGGCTTGACCGTGGTCGCCTTCGGGACCAGCGCCCCGGAACTGGGGGTCAGTTTGCAGGCTGCCTACGCCGGTTCGGTCGACGTGGCGGTGGGCAACGTGATCGGCAGCAACATTTTTAATGTGCTGTTCGTGCTGGGCTTGTCCGCTCTATTCGCACCGCTGATCGTCTCCAGCCAGCTGATTCGGTTCGATGTGCCGCTGATGATCGGAGCCTCGATTCTGACTTGGTGGTTGGCCCGCGACGGTGGCCTGTCGCGACTCGATGGCCTCTGGTTGTTCGGGCTGCTGGTCGTGTATCTGCTGATGTGTTTTTTCAATGGGCGCCGCAAACCCACCGCGAGTGCTGCTCCAGCAATCCCCACCGAAGATTTGGTGGACGAAGCCGAAGCGGCACCGCGGCGTCTGCCGCTGCAGTTTGTGTATATGGTCGCCGGCTTGGTGGGATTAACCTTCGGCGCCAAATGGCTGGTCACCGGCGCGGTCAGCGTGGCCACCTGGATGGGGGTCAGCGAGTTGATCATCGGTTTGACGATTGTCGCCATCGGCACCTCGCTTCCCGAAATCGTCACTTCGGTGGTGGCCAGTATTCGGGGAGAACGAGACATCGCCGTCGGCAATGTGGTGGGCAGCAACCTATTTAACCTGGGCTGTGTGCTGGGCATTTCCAGCATCGTCGCTCCGCAAGGCATTCCGGTGGGGGCGGAAGCGTTGGCGTTTGACATGCCGGTGATGATCGCCGTGGCTGCCGTTTGTTTTCCCATCTTTTTCACCGGCCAGGTGATCGCGCGTTGGGAAGGCGGGTTGTTTCTGGTGTATTTTGTCGCCTACACGACGCTATTGATTGTCAGCCAAACCCATCCCTCGCTGGCCGAGCAGTACCGTTGGGTGCTGGGATACGTCGTCGTCCCGCTAACCCTGCTAACGGTTGCCGGCTCGTTCTTGATGAGCCTGCGACAACCCGCGCACGTAGAAAACTAGCTTGGCACCGCGAACATGAATCGTCCAAATTTAGTTTTCTAACCGAGCAAGACCAAAAACTGTGCCGTACGTTGCGTAGCTGGGGCGAGCGGAATTCGTACGGCTATACGGAAGAGTGTTGTGAGTTCGAAGCGGTTCCGGCGGCACGCGCACGGATCGGACATCCGCGAGTGTTCAAAGCCGGTGACCGCAGCACGCCGCTGGACATCATCTAGGCACCGGTTCGATTGCTCGGGAAGAAACTGCTGGTGCCGGCGAAGGCGGCGGCCAACTGTACGCCAACATCGATGACCAACCTACGACCGCTAGTCGCGACCTGAAGTCCGAACGAAAAATGGTCGAAGCGGCATTGGAATCCTGCCCCAGTACGATGACCCGACTCGAATCCGCTTGGTCCGCCGTCTGCCCGACGCCCGTCGAAGCCCTCGAATCGCTGATGGAACTGGAGCCTCTAGCCGACGCCAAACAAATCGTACTGCACTGGCCGAAGGGCAAATCATTTCGAACGAGACCATTGTCGCGAGACGCGAGAGCGACTGAAACGCTTGGTCAGCCCATTCATTTTGCGGCGTACCAAAACGCAGGTTTTACCGGAATTGCCCTCCCGTACCGAAGTCGAACTGCGCGTTCAATGGAGTGACGAAGAGGCCGCGTTCTACGAAGCTCTTCGGCATCGAGCGATCGAACGACTGGCCGACGTGGAGGACGGCAAATCGCAACATCTGCAGGTATTGGCTGAAATTACTCGGCTGCGGCGAGCTTGTTGCCATCCCAAACTGGTGGTGGAAGACCAAGCGTCGGACCGCGCTCATCGGCTGGGCCAGCAGCGCCCGGTGACGATCTACCGCATGATCACTCGCAATTCGATCGAGGAACGCATTTTGGAATTGCACGCCAGCAAACGCGACCTCGCCGACAGCCTGCTCGAAGGCACCGACCACAGCGGCAAACTGACGACCGATGAACTGTTGAAGTTGTTGCGAGGGTAGAGGCGGTCGACGAGAAACGGAGATGCGCTGGAGTCCAGGCTTTAGCCGCTTCCGAACTGGCTGCCCGGCGAGGGGCTAACGTGCGGCAGTGTCGCGTGGCGATGCGCGTGGGCGGCTAAAGCCTGGACTCCAACATACACGCTCTTGCGAGCGTAGCTACATTGCGACTACCCGGCGATGGCCAGAGCGACGATCCAAGCGACCACCACCAGAGCTATCGTGGCCACGCCGGCGACGCGTTGTACGACGACATTCGTCAACCAAGCCATCGGCAGGCAGCTAGCCAGCCAGCCCATCAACAAGCCGGCAACAAATCCGGTCATATGAGCCATCACGTCGGTGCGTTCTCCCCCCACGCCGGTCATCGCTAACAATACCACTCCCCCGATCAACGGGCTCCAACGTTTCAGCAACGTTTCTCGCACCGGACCACGGTTGCGCAGCGCATGAGCCACCAATAGCCCGAGGGCGGCGAACACCGCCGTCGAGGCTCCGATCGAAGTGTGCGTCGCTGGCTGCACCATGGCGTTCATGCCATTGCCCAGTGCGCCGGCCAGCACGATCACCAGCCAAGCCACCCCGCCTCCTAGCGCTCGGCCGGCCAGAAACCCAAACACGGCTCCAAACACCAGGTTCGATCCGATGTGACCGGCGTCCAGGTGCAGAGTCAAGGCCGTCACGATTCGCCAAAACTGGCCGTCGAGTACCAGTCCGGTCTGCATCTGACCGGCCGACAGCCATTCCAGCCCGTAGGTTCGATGCGCCGCGTAGACGGCTACCAAAGTCAACACGGCGGCGTAGATCAGAATCCCCACCGTGGCGCCTTCAAGTACCGGCGAGGCCGCCGCGGTAGGCTCCGCTTCGACCGGGTTTTCCAGATGAAAAGCTTCCAATTCCGCAGCCGCCCGGGCCATGTCCTGCTGTTGAACGTAAAGCCACCAACACCCCTCGCGATACACGGCTTGAGAATGAATGCCCACGGCAGAAAGCACCAAACGCGACTCCGAGCACTCGGCACGCTGGTTCGTCTGCAGTAACGTTTCGTAGCCCGACGGCGGTTCAACCATGCGACCATTCTGCGGGGCCAAAAAGTATTTGGCAATCCGCCGCCTAGCGACGGGTCGTTCAGCCATCCGCCTCACGCCGACCGCCCGATTCGGGCTAACCGTCAATGCAGGTGTTTGCGGATCCGTTGATCCAGCTCAGCTTGCGAGGCGGTGAACGAAGCCAGTCCGGCCAGCGTCATCAGGCTATCGATCGCCAAATC from Roseimaritima ulvae includes these protein-coding regions:
- a CDS encoding DUF1559 family PulG-like putative transporter is translated as MRFGYAMRGKRPRRRSGFTLVELLVVIGIIGVLVGLLLPAVQAARGAARRVQCQNRLKQLALALHNYADVHRENLIPYVWEDSQRMNYLATYSGPQGTAQFWFGKLDYDQPDPGQQLDYTLGPLAPFIETSYTSFQCPDFGPSQMDTVRFERPASGYGFNAHYLSRSSGVEYAPPTYAATPSREPPTRRLADVQQTFNTVVFADSAQVKMVSFSPAAFSFEENWLLDPPSNNFPSVHFRHAGQTANVAFLDGHVETRQRHFKVDVPGTNFISAEQAALMDEHQLGYVSDGNLHDLQRQDELYDRQ
- a CDS encoding calcium/sodium antiporter, whose amino-acid sequence is MLASVQIVAGLVTLIVGGELLVRGASAIATAMRIPPLIIGLTVVAFGTSAPELGVSLQAAYAGSVDVAVGNVIGSNIFNVLFVLGLSALFAPLIVSSQLIRFDVPLMIGASILTWWLARDGGLSRLDGLWLFGLLVVYLLMCFFNGRRKPTASAAPAIPTEDLVDEAEAAPRRLPLQFVYMVAGLVGLTFGAKWLVTGAVSVATWMGVSELIIGLTIVAIGTSLPEIVTSVVASIRGERDIAVGNVVGSNLFNLGCVLGISSIVAPQGIPVGAEALAFDMPVMIAVAAVCFPIFFTGQVIARWEGGLFLVYFVAYTTLLIVSQTHPSLAEQYRWVLGYVVVPLTLLTVAGSFLMSLRQPAHVEN
- a CDS encoding rhomboid family intramembrane serine protease, whose translation is MAERPVARRRIAKYFLAPQNGRMVEPPSGYETLLQTNQRAECSESRLVLSAVGIHSQAVYREGCWWLYVQQQDMARAAAELEAFHLENPVEAEPTAAASPVLEGATVGILIYAAVLTLVAVYAAHRTYGLEWLSAGQMQTGLVLDGQFWRIVTALTLHLDAGHIGSNLVFGAVFGFLAGRALGGGVAWLVIVLAGALGNGMNAMVQPATHTSIGASTAVFAALGLLVAHALRNRGPVRETLLKRWSPLIGGVVLLAMTGVGGERTDVMAHMTGFVAGLLMGWLASCLPMAWLTNVVVQRVAGVATIALVVVAWIVALAIAG